A stretch of Physeter macrocephalus isolate SW-GA chromosome 1, ASM283717v5, whole genome shotgun sequence DNA encodes these proteins:
- the LOC102991986 gene encoding actin-related protein 2/3 complex subunit 2 encodes MILLEVNNRIIEETLALKFENAAAGNKPEAVEVTFADFDGVLYHISNPNGDKTKVMVSISLKFYKELQAHGADELLQRVYGSFLVNPESGYNVSLLYDLENLPASKDSIVHQAGMLKRNCFASVFEKYFQFQEEGKEGQNRAVIHYRDDETMYVESKKDRVTVVFSTVFKDDDDVVIGKVFMPEFKEGRRASHTAPQVLFSHGEPPLELKDTDAAVGDNIGYITFVLFPRHTNASARDNTINLIHTFRDYLHYHIKCSKAYIHTRMRAKTSDFLKVLNRARPDAEKKEMKTITGKTFSSR; translated from the exons ATGATCCTGCTGGAGGTGAACAACCGCATCATCGAGGAGACGCTCGCGCTCAAGTTCGAGAACGCGGCCGCCGGAAACAAACCAGAAGCTGTAGAAGTAACATTTGCAGATTTTGATGGAGTCCTCTATCATATTTCAAATCCTAATGGAGACAAAACAAAAGTAATGGTCagtatttctttgaaattctaCAAGGAACTTCAG GCACATGGTGCTGATGAGTTATTACAGAGAGTGTACGGGAGTTTTTTGGTAAATCCAGAATCAGGATACAATGTCTCTTTGCTATATGACCTTGAAAATCTGCCTGCATCCAAGGATTCCATCGTGCATCAGGCTGGCATGTTGAAACGAAACTGTTTTGCCTCTGTCTTTGAGAAATATTTCCAATTCCAAGAAGAGGGCAAGGAAGGACAGAACAGGGCAGTTATCCATTATAGGGATGATGAGACCATGTATGTTGAGTCTAAAAAGGACAGAGTCACAGTAGTCTTCAGCACAGTGTTTAAGGATGACGACGATGTGGTCATTGGAAAGGTGTTCATGCCGGAGTTCAAAGAAGGACGCAGAGCCAGCCACACAGCCCCACAGGTCCTCTTTAGCCACGGGGAACCTCCTCTGGAGCTGAAAGACACCGATGCCGCCGTGGGCGACAACATCGGCTACATTACCTTCGTGCTGTTCCCTCGCCACACCAACGCCAGTGCTCGAGACAACACCATCAACCTGATCCACACGTTCCGGGACTACCTGCACTACCACATCAAGTGCTCAAAGGCCTATATTCACACACGTATGCGGGCAAAAACATCTGACTTCCTCAAGGTGCTGAACCGTGCACGCCCAGatgctgagaaaaaagaaatgaaaacaatcacGGGGAAGACGTTTTCATCCCGCTAA